In Cicer arietinum cultivar CDC Frontier isolate Library 1 chromosome 1, Cicar.CDCFrontier_v2.0, whole genome shotgun sequence, one DNA window encodes the following:
- the LOC101504412 gene encoding receptor-like protein kinase THESEUS 1: protein MVIVKVKLVLVVVAVVIAFFINASFALYTPHDNYLIACGSSKSINFQDRVFVPDSQHSTLVLKTGNSIGVVANSNSSSSVPSPIYQSARIFTEKGSYRFEVQQGRHWVRLYFYPVSNSIHNLSSASITVVSDDFVLLRNFTFRNYSGGSYMFREYAINVTSDILTVTFIPSNGSVAFVNAIEVVSMPDDLFVDQALALNPTSPFNGLSELAFETVYRLNIGGTLLTAENDTLGRTWENDQKYLHVNSSVTNVSVSPSSIRYRPGVTPETAPNEVYASAEAMGDANVANSIFNITWVFIVDPDFSYFIRLHFCDIISNSMNNLVFNVFINTDIAIGSLDLSSMTNGLALPYYKDFVSNASSDNTLTVSVGPDTMADITNATMNGLEIMKISNGLKSLDGLSSVNSLLPSSSSNKNKIGIIVGSAAGAVVALALVGLCYCCIVRNKSKSPQHGHSWLPLPLYGNSQTMTKMSTTSQKSGASGISLASTNLGRFFTFQEILDATNKFDEKLLLGVGGFGRVYQGSLDDGTDVAVKRGNPRSEQGLAEFRTEIEMLSKLRHRHLVSLIGYCDERSEMILVYEYMANGPLRSHLYGTDLPPLSWKQRLEICIGAARGLHYLHTGASQSIIHRDVKTTNILLDDNFVAKVADFGLSKTGPALDQTHVSTAVKGSFGYLDPEYFRRQQLTEKSDVYSFGVVLMEVLCTRPALNPVLPREQVNIAEWAMNWQKKGMLDQIMDQHLVGKVNPASLKKFGETAEKCLAEYGVDRPSMGDVLWNLEYALQLQETSSALMEPEDNSTNHITGIQLTRLENFDNSVSMIDGSNSVTDDDAEDAATSAVFSQLVNPRGR, encoded by the coding sequence ATGGTGATTGTGAAAGTGAAACTTGTTTTGGTTGTTGTTGCCGTTGTTAttgcattttttataaatgCTTCATTTGCATTATACACTCCACATGATAATTATCTAATTGCTTGTGGTTCTTCAAAAAGTATCAACTTTCAAGATCGTGTTTTTGTTCCTGATTCACAACATTCTACACTAGTGTTGAAAACTGGAAATTCTATTGGCGTTGTTGCTAATTCCAATTCTTCAAGTAGTGTTCCATCACCAATTTATCAATCAGCTAGGATTTTCACTGAAAAGGGTTCTTATAGATTTGAAGTTCAACAAGGTAGACATTGGGTTAGGCTTTATTTTTATCCTGTTTCAAACTCTATCCATAATTTGAGTTCAGCTTCTATAACTGTTGTTAGTGATGATTTTGTTCTATTGAGAAACTTCACTTTTAGGAACTATAGTGGTGGTTCTTATATGTTTAGAGAGTATGCTATTAATGTAACTTCTGATATTTTGACTGTAACCTTCATTCCTTCGAATGGTTCGGTTGCTTttgtgaatgcaattgaagttgTGTCTATGCCAGATGACTTGTTTGTCGATCAGGCATTGGCACTTAACCCAACATCCCCTTTTAACGGCCTTTCCGAACTCGCTTTCGAGACCGTTTACCGATTGAACATAGGAGGAACCTTGCTCACGGCCGAGAATGATACCTTGGGAAGGACTTGGGAGAATGATCAGAAGTATCTCCATGTGAACAGCTCGGTTACTAATGTGTCGGTCAGTCCTTCGAGCATTAGGTATCGACCGGGCGTTACGCCCGAGACAGCACCTAATGAGGTCTATGCCAGTGCTGAAGCAATGGGGGATGCAAATGTAGCCAATTCAATTTTCAACATTACTTGGGTTTTTATTGTTGATCCAGATTTCTCGTATTTTATACGGCTGCACTTTTGCGATATTATTAGCAACTCAATGAACAATTTGGTGTTCAATGTATTTATAAATACTGATATAGCTATTGGAAGCCTTGACCTTTCATCAATGACTAATGGTTTGGCTTTGCCTTACTATAAGGACTTTGTTTCTAATGCTTCATCGGACAACACTTTGACGGTTAGCGTCGGTCCTGATACAATGGCAGACATTACTAATGCAACTATGAATGGATTGGAGATAATGAAAATCAGCAATGGATTGAAGAGTTTGGATGGACTTTCTTCGGTCAATAGTCTGCTTCCTAGTTCATCATCGAACAAGAACAAGATAGGTATAATTGTTGGTTCCGCTGCCGGGGCTGTTGTTGCCTTAGCTCTTGTTGGTTTGTGTTATTGCTGCATTGTGAGAAACAAGTCAAAGTCTCCTCAACACGGACATTCATGGCTACCTTTGCCCTTATATGGAAATTCTCAGACAATGACTAAAATGTCAACAACTTCACAGAAGAGTGGAGCAAGTGGCATTTCTTTGGCGTCAACGAATCTCGGACGGTTCTTCACTTTCCAAGAAATCCTAGATGCAACCAACAAATTCGATGAGAAGCTTCTACTTGGTGTTGGTGGTTTTGGCAGGGTTTATCAGGGATCCCTTGATGATGGGACTGATGTAGCCGTCAAAAGGGGGAATCCTAGATCTGAACAAGGTCTTGCTGAATTCCGAACAGAAATTGAGATGTTATCCAAACTTCGTCATCGTCATCTTGTGTCACTAATCGGTTATTGTGATGAGAGGTCAGAAATGATTCTTGTCTATGAATACATGGCTAATGGTCCCCTGCGGAGTCATTTGTATGGAACAGACCTACCGCCTTTATCGTGGAAGCAGCGGCTCGAGATTTGCATCGGAGCAGCAAGAGGCCTTCATTATCTCCACACCGGTGCATCACAAAGCATAATTCATCGAGATGTGAAGACAACAAACATTCTCTTAGATGATAACTTTGTTGCTAAAGTTGCTGATTTTGGCCTCTCCAAAACTGGTCCTGCACTTGATCAGACTCATGTGAGCACTGCGGTTAAAGGTAGTTTTGGTTATCTTGATCCAGAATACTTTAGAAGGCAGCAACTCACAGAGAAATCGGATGTTTATTCATTCGGAGTAGTTTTAATGGAAGTGCTATGCACAAGACCAGCGTTGAACCCTGTCCTTCCGAGGGAACAGGTTAATATAGCCGAATGGGCGATGAACTGGCAAAAGAAAGGAATGCTTGATCAAATCATGGATCAACATCTGGTGGGAAAGGTCAATCCTGCTTCGCTTAAGAAGTTCGGGGAGACAGCCGAGAAGTGTTTGGCTGAGTATGGAGTCGATAGGCCATCGATGGGAGATGTTTTATGGAATCTTGAATATGCTTTGCAGCTCCAAGAGACTTCGTCAGCACTCATGGAACCCGAAGATAACAGCACGAACCACATTACCGGAATTCAGTTGACCCGTCTCGAGAATTTTGATAACAGTGTGAGTATGATTGACGGGAGCAACTCTGTCACAGATGATGATGCGGAAGACGCTGCTACAAGTGCAGTGTTCTCTCAATTGGTAAATCCACGCGGAAGATGA
- the LOC101504102 gene encoding uncharacterized protein, translated as MSVLSNKCLMLVTLLFVFMLSCVMHINADTQTCTSRKSPCFLRKLPCPAQCPSKSPSNPKAKVCYLDCDSPVCKTQCKSRKPNCNGRGSACLDPRFVGADGIVFYFHGRRNEHFSLVSDVNLQINAHFIGLRPKGRPRDYTWIQALGVLLDSHNFSIEATPSAIWDDEDDHLKLTYDGKELVIPKGHLSSWQSQENQLRVERTSNKNSVIVTLPEVAEISINVVPVTKEDSRIHNYQIPNDDCFAHLDVQFKFYDLSYKVEGVLGRTYQPDFQNPAKPGVAMPVVGGEDKYRTSSLVSADCLACIFSPAKDYVQEGLEIVEYGKMDCTGGASSGNGIVCKR; from the exons ATGAGTGTCTTAAGCAACAAATGTTTAATGTTGGTTactttattatttgtatttatgttATCATGTGTTATGCATATTAATGCTGATACTCAGACATGTACCAGCCGTAAGAGTCCTTGTTTTCTTAGGAAACTACCATGTCCTGCTCAGTGTCCTTCAAAATCACCATCTAACCCAAAAGCCAAAGTTTGTTATCTTGATTGTGATTCTCCTGTGTGTAAAACTCAGTGCAAAA GTCGTAAACCGAACTGTAATGGTCGAGGATCTGCATGCTTGGACCCTCGATTCGTCGGCGCAGATGGCATTGTTTTCTACTTCCATGGAAGAAGGAATGAGCATTTCAGCTTAGTATCAGATGTCAACCTTCAAATCAATGCTCATTTTATTGGCCTTAGACCAAAAGGGAGACCAAGGGATTATACTTGGATTCAAGCATTGGGAGTCCTACTTGATTCCCACAATTTTTCCATTGAGGCAACCCCATCAGCAATTTGGGATGATGAAGATGACCATTTGAAGCTCACTTATGATGGAAAGGAACTTGTTATCCCAAAAGGTCACCTCTCTTCATGGCAAAGCCAAGAAAATCAACTTCGAGTCGAGAGAACGTCAAACAAGAATAGTGTCATTGTTACACTCCCAGAAGTCGCTGAAATATCCATCAATGTGGTGCCTGTCACTAAGGAGGATAGTAGAATCCATAACTATCAGATACCTAATGACGATTGTTTCGCTCATTTGGATGTGCAGTTCAAATTCTACGATTTATCGTACAAAGTTGAAGGAGTTCTTGGAAGGACTTATCAGCCGGATTTTCAAAATCCGGCGAAGCCAGGCGTGGCAATGCCGGTAGTTGGAGGGGAAGACAAGTATAGAACCTCGTCGCTTGTTTCTGCGGACTGTCTTGCTTGTATATTCTCTCCTGCTAAAGATTATGTGCAGGAAGGTTTGGAGATAGTAGAATATGGTAAGATGGATTGCACTGGTGGTGCAAGCAGTGGTAATGGTATAGTTTGCAAAAGATAA